CAGAAAACGAAATCTTCAGTTCATCAGACGAGGAACTCCCGCTCTCCATCCCTGCGAAGCTCTGTATACCTCACTTGCTACTTGCTCGATTAGTTTTGCCCCCAGCATCAGCAGGTTTTGTCCTGGGTTTTTTCTCTGCAAAACAGCCCAATCCACAATCCAATTGCAAGTTAGTTTCACCAACTTCATGGGGTCAGTGACCAATTTATCTCGAAAAATTATATCATTTTGACATTTCCAAATAGCCCAAAGAATCGCAGACATTCCAACTAGCACTAGTTTCCTTTCCTCTAGCCTGAATTTCTTGATCCATACTCCTAGGCAATCATCAACCCCAGTCGGGGCTGTTTTTAGATTGAAGGAGCATTTTATCAAACTCCAAAGCAACTTTGCAGCAGAGCAAGAGAAAAAGAGGTGATCTATGGTTTCATTTTGACCACAGTACACACATCTCTGATTACCTTTCCACCCTCTTTTTGCAAGATTATCTCTGGTTAGTATACTTTTCCTGGCAATTAGCCAGAGAAACATCTTGATTTTCGCTGGAATTTTCACTTTCCAAAGAAAATTGTGTGGAAACCCCACATCTGTTTTAACTAACTGTTGATAGACTGATCGCACTGAAAATTGTCTGTTGGCTGTCAGCATCCACAGTGGATGATCTTTGCCCGCATACATTCTCACTTCCTCACATCTGGTCTTCAAACTATCCCATAGAATTCTTTTATCTCCAGACAAATTCCTCTAaacttaaccccccccccccatcccaTGTCAATGGCCTGGGCCACCGAAATGTCACGGGTTAAGCTGATGAAATAAAGGTTTGGGTAGGCCTCTTTCAGTGGCTTAGACCCTACTCACCAATCTTCCCAGAATCTAGTGTTCTGTCCATCTCCCAatttcttttttatatttttataatatatgTCTTTAATCTGCATCAGGCTCCCCCAAAACTGAGAGTCACCAGGTTTCTTTTTAATTCCAGATATACATTTTCCTTTTACATATTTATTTAGAAGGATTCTGACTCACATCCCATCTTCTGTCTCTAATTTCCAGAGCCATTTTGCTAGCAAGGCTTTATTCATACAATCAAGATTTAGTATTCCTAGACCACCCAAATCCTTTGGCAAACAACATGTTTTCCAGTTGACTAGATGATATTTTTTCTTATCTTCATTTTCCTGCCAGACTAGTCTGGCTCTGAAGAAGTCAGCTTTTTTCCAAACCCCCACTGGCAAGGGGTAAAAAGACATCATATACATAGGCGTATTTGTCAGGCAGGCCCGGACTAGAGTTACTCTCCCAGCCATATTTAATAGTCTCCCTTGCCAGCAAGCAcatctcttttctattttttcagTCACACTCTTCCAAAATTTATTGCCTAGTCTCACATTAGTAACAGGTAGTCCCAGATATTTAAAGGGGACTTCCCCCTTACTACAAGTAAATATTTCTTGATAAATCTCACTTTTGTTTTTGGCCTCCCCAAAAAGGTAAACCTCACTTTTGTGAAAGTTAATAGTTAGTCTAGACATCTGCTCAAAAGCTGTGAGTATgaatttaagattttttgcacTACCCTCATCATCATTGAGTAGGaaaatggtatcatctgcatattgcagcaTGTTTACTCCATTATCCCCTAATTCAGTTAGTACCCCCCCTAACATAGCCTGCATGCTTGGCTTTATCTAAGATTATAGCCAAAGCATCTGCAGCTATGTCAAAAAGCAGTGGGGACATAGAATCTCCCTGCCTCAACCCCTTATATGTTTTAAAGTAGGGTCCAATCTTATCATTTACCTTAATTCCAACTTGTCCCCCTATCATGGTATGCATAACCAAATCACACCATTTATCAGGGAATTGTTTCATTTTTAGCATTTTGTAAACAAATGGCCATTTTATTTTGTCATATGCTTTCTCAAGATCCACTTTAAACAAAACAACACTTTGTTTTGAGTGGTGTATAGAGTTAAGGGCTTCATGAAGAATCACAATCCCCTCCATGATATATCTCCCTTTGATGAAGGCAGTTTGTGTTGGGAGGATGATAGGTTTAATGATTCTACTTAATCTGTTCATCAGGACTTTAGTAATAATCTTAAAGCTAACATTCAGTAGACAGATAGGTCTAAACTTTTGGATTTGTTTAGCATCTTTAGACTTTGGGACCAAAGTAATAATCCCATAGTTAAGTCTCGTGATATCTAATTTCCCTCATGAAAATCATTCAGAAGTTTCATCAAATCCCACTTGACAGTCTCCCAAAAATGTTGGCAAAAGTCAACTGGTATTCCATCTGGGCCAGGGCTTTTATTTTTCTCCATCCCAAAAACAACTGCCTGAAGCTCTTCCATTGAGAAAGGTTTAACCAGGGTGTCAGCATGTTCCCTAGTAATTGCTTGCCCCCCCAAAATATTGAGGTTGATTGAAAATGTGTCTGGTTGCCCAAACAGTTTTTTTGTAAAAGTCAGTAATGTATCTAATAAGATTGTCTTTTCCTTCAATCACCCCTTCCTCTTGTTCTAAGGAAAGAATTCTGGTTTTTCTCCTCCTCCCATTCACCTTAGCATGATAATACTTTGTATTACAATCTCCATCTTTTATTTCTTTGTCTTCATATCTTTGAAGCCATTTCATTTCTACTTGTTTTAGCAATCTGTGTAATTGAGACCTTAGGTCTTTTTGCTCTTCTCTATCCTGAGCAGAAAGGCCCATAATCTCAGCATTTTTGTCTATAGCATCTAATTTCATTAGGATCTCTTTTCTAATTTTTCTATACCAAGCATCAGAGTTTAAAATCCACCCTCTCACTTTCCGTCTAAACACTCTCATTCTTCTCTACCATTGTTCAATGGTATCACCATGATACTTTGCAGACCAGATTTAATAACAAATTCTTTGAATCCCTCTCTCATCATCCAGGACTTTTCAAATCTAAAAATAGGTGGTGAATATGTGTTCTCCCTTGTGTCAAGGATCAGGGGGTATGATCCGAAAGTTCTCTTTCTAGGGCATAAACCTCAGTCAGGGGATAATGATCCTCCCAATCTGGGCAGATCAGGATTCTATCTAGTTTTTCATAAGTGGGTTCAGGTAGATTATTAGCCCAGGTAAATTTTCTCCCATTCAAAGGTAGTTCTCTTAAACCAGCTTGCTCAATAATAGCATTAAAAACAAAACTCCAGTGATTATATCCACCAGGTTTATTTTTGTCAGCAGATTTCCTTATAACattgaaatcccccccccccccccataaggCATGGTACAGAGGCATTATTCTGATAGACTCTGGATATTTCTGCCATATAAGCAGCTTTACCCACatcttgagcatctccatatacAATAATTAGATTCCATTCAAGTTTGGCTTTTTTATCAAGGAGGAGTGTTCTAATGAAGTAGATCCCCTTCTCTACATTAATAATCTCAAAAGTATCTTTATTAATCCCCACCAGGATACCCCCTGCTCTCCCTCTAGGTTGAGTCCAATGCCACTCAAATTTTCTACCTCCACTAAGATTATTCAGCTCGTTCTTGGTAAACTCATTTTTAATGGTCTCTTGTAAACCAATAAAATCAATTCTTTTATCACAAATATTAGATCTAATGAAGGACTTTTTAGAATCAGGCCCTAGCCCCTAACATTCCAAATCAACCCTTTCATTTTCTTCTGCCTTTCTTTCctctttttcctcctatatatagcacAGATTTTCCTCCTGTAAATCCAGGGGATCCTGTGTTATTGTTCTTCTTTCCACAGATTTTACTGCCCAAGTACTTGATTTTAGTTTATGTTGTTCTTTCTGTTTTGCTTAGTTTTCTCTTTGGTTTTTCTGGTTGTTGCTGTAAGGCTGGTGCACGTTTTTTAAAGAAAAAAAGATGTTTTCAAGATCACTTACTACTGGTCTGACCAAACTTCATGTAACTTGGTATAATAGCTTAACTGCTCTTACAAGTCAACTTGCCAATGGCCTATTAGAACTGCATGTAACTCAGTAGCAAGTCTGTTCTCCTTGTTTTCATAGGTTCAGTTCACTTACTAATGATCTTAGTTAAATTATCAAGCAGGCTGTTCCTCAGAGTAAGACATCGGTTGCGGAGAAATGGGAACTAACAGGAATAACCATACCGGTTAAGAAGCCCAAAACACCCATGAAATGGAATTGCACCGTCTGTGAGGTGCAAGCAACTAGTGAGCAGAACTTGCAGCAGCATTATGCTGGGCAGAAGCACTTGTTAAATGTAGCAACACTGGACCAAAGAGCTACGGCAAGTGGTCAGAAGGCGACAACAGCAGCAGAACCTTCTCTTGGTACAGAGCAGAAGAAAACCTCCTCAATAAAATGGAGTTGCAACACCTGCCAGGCAACTGGCTCGGGCCAATCGGGGTTGGAAGCGCACCTCAAGGGCAAAAGACACCGGCAGAACATCTCAGCCACATCCATGCCGAAGAACGTCGCGGCGGGGGAAGCAAAATCGCATGCCATCAATGTGccgaagcgttcagagaagccaccATCAGCCTCGAGCTGTAGCATTTGCCAAGCTATATGTACCAGCGAATCAGACTTGAACAGCCACCTGAGGGGCATAAGACACCAAGCAAAGGTTCAGTCCTTGCTTGAAGGCAAGAGCATGGCAAGGAAAGAAAAACTGAATCCAGATTCAAGATGGGCCTGCAGAATTTGCCAAGCTCACTGTACTTGTGAATCAGACTTGGAGAACCATCTTGCAGGCAAGAGACACCAACTAAACATTCAGGTTTTAAGCGTGAAAACCAAGCAAGAGAAAAACAATGCACCACAAATGGCCAAGAACCAAAAACCGCCCTCGGAATGGAATTGCACAATGTCCGAGGCCGAATGTAACTCTAAATCTCAATTTGAGGATCATTGCAGAAGCAGCAGGCACCAACAGAAGATAGAGGAGGTACTCGGAAAAGGCAAGACCGTGAAAGCAAGCAGTCGTAAGGCTGCAAATGAACTACTTTCAGATTGCTCTAACAGGAAGAATGCGAACTCAGAAAAGTTGGAGAAACGGCAGATAGTATATTTCTGTGAGCAGTGCAATTTGCAGTGCAATAGTGGTACAATGCTGATACAACATCGTGCTGGGAAGAAGCACGGGGAAAAGCTCGacgaaaagaaataaaaattatctGTCGATCTGGGCATCTATGGCAGTTGTAGAGGTTGCAAAGCCCGGACAACATAATAGTGATCCCAGCCTATAGATGACAGTATGACACCGTGAGGAAGTGATCCCAATGCATTTGGTTGAGGGGAGTTGCCATACAATCCCACCATCTGGGTTAAGTCCTCATGGATTTGAGTTCCTACTTATACTCTAGGGGCTTCCCTTACAAATTTTCTTTGAAAAAATGACACCCTGATACAAGCCTCAAAAGATAGTGTAAATAATCATAATTTTTTTTGCATCGACAGAATATATTATGATGAATTACTTTGCAAAATGTGAACCAAAACCAAGATGATTATTTTCCATTAAATCTTGGTGGTTCACAAGTTACAATTGAGACCGCCACTAATCTACAATTTGAACCAAAATCTAACTCCCCTCAATTGCTGAAAGTTAAATCTTTTGTCCATTAAAAAAATTATGGTACAGGTTTTCAGGAAATCTCTATTGTCATCCACCGTCAATCAATCCATCATGTACAGACAATGATCACTTGCACTTATCACAGCTGCCGCACTGGAGCAAGTTCACAACTGAGAGGTAGTTGCGTGGTACCCTGCCAGGGGTAATATCCAGTGATACCAGCCGTCTACATGCTTCCATGATGctccctccatttcataatgtagtgcgtCCACACTTTTCATGAtttaactttgaccataaatttaaccaacatggACGAGTGTAGCGGGAGCATACATTCGAATtcgtatttgaaagaagttttcaaAGTTTAGTAAAATGATATATGTATTATTGGTCAGAGTACTTGAGTGAACAACACTGCAGCAGAGTCGCTCCCGCGGGCGACCGGGGcgggccaaccctagccgccggtaGGGGCCCCCTCCTCTCCATCccttcccctcgccgccgctgAGGCgcaccgccgggcaaagcccggtcggTGTCGGCGGCGGCGAGAGTTTCTCTCCCCACAGCTGGCGGGCTCATCGCGGGCGGGCATCTCCAGCAGGTGGCGGCGCGCTGGCGGCGGGGCGTGGCGGCGCGGCCATgggcgtcggcggcggggtcacGCGCGTGCCGCACACCCGCTGCGAATCCTGGTGGCTGCATGGGGGGCCGTTCGCCGCGTTCCCGGGCTGGCCGTCGTGGCTCGATCTGGTGCGGCCAGATCTGGCCGCCGGCACCTCGGGTGCCGCTGGGCTCCacaccggcggcggtggcggtcccTGGCTGGGGTTTCCTTCCGGTGGCTGCTGACTCCGGCTGGGTCCTCCCGTGCTTCGggtcggtgcggtggtggtatctCATGGGGGTTGCACGGGTTGTCGGCAGGGGCGCGACACGTCGCTTAATGCTGGATGACGGGGTGCGGGTGGCGGTTGCGACCTCAGATGCGGGAtcgcggcggcggttgctgttgtATGGGCGACAACAATGGCTGGTGCGACGGTGGGTGCTCCTTGTAGCGCCCGTAATCGGGGCGGCGATCCCTCTTCATCAACGGCAGCGGACTCCGAGATCGTGTGGGTGATTCGAAGTCTGGATCTCGAGGTGGTGACGGCCTTTTAAGGCTGGCGGCTGTATGGGACGTCCCTTCCGTCAACAGATCAGGTTCGATGCGGCTCAGCAGATGAAACATGTGCTTCTATCGGAGTTATCGGGCGGTGCCTGTCGCCGGCAGGTGAAGCCACCGGTGGATGTGTTGTCGGCGGATGCTACGCATAGTGTCTTATATGGAGACGTCGGATAAAGGCAGATGGTACAGACGGCTGCAGCGACGAGTTTGTACACTCCGGTGGAAACACAAAATCTCTGATCAGACTATGTCATCGCGCGCCTGTGTCGTGTCCTTGTTGAAGGTGGTGAATTGAAGTTTGGCTTTGGGGATGAGAATCCGGAGTTCAACCTCGTGGTAGACTCGCCATCATCGGCGCACGTGCGGcgatcccttcttgaaggcatagCATAGGGTGTGTGTATTTTTCATTTATGTGGTGTCTTGTATCATAGGGATTAGTGGCTATCTGGAGGAGGTACTGTCGCGAGGTATACGGCCTCAGGGTTTATTTTTCGCTTTATTTCCGGGTCGATGATGTTCGGCTACTGGATTTTGCAATATTAATAATATATGACTGCATGCGTCATTCTGATACAGAGGCCGGGagttatcctccttttcaaaaagcTGAATGTAATGACAATCATTAAAGACAATTAATACTTGAATATTTTCGACTGGGGTTATATTCCAAAAATAgatattaggctggccatagtgggggtaacataactagtatcatgtacttaggactcgcaaacatgcttacgtGGCAGATAATTAAAGAAGAAAGAGAGAGTCATGGTAACAtatgtagataccgtaacataataaatgttatgctactatgtgtcatgcatggcaataaatgagaccatctatgatactactttatgatactatgcactatggatatagtatcatatgcatgatactagtatatgttactccccactatgaccagcctagccGTCTCATGCACGGATTGGATATATTGCAACAAATTAAAGACATACCCGAAAATGATGACAATTAATACCTGTAGATTCTCTTATGCGATTATATTCCAGAAATAGGCAGCCTTATATAAGTAATAATGTAATGTCCTCAAATTACATTAATTATATGCCTATAGTGACATGCACTACCTTTATATATAAAGGGTCCTTTTTCCATCCATACTTCTACCCGGTAGTACAACACAAAGAACCGAAAAGTGTCTTTCAAGCATATTTCCATGGGAAGACTTGCACAAGTGCCTACGCCCTTATTATCGTCCTTCTTTACACCGGCCTCCTAGCCGAAGGTATGTGTTCATATCTAAAATACAATAGTATGAAGAAACAAAATTGTAGTGGAGGCTTTGCTTGCTCAAAATTCACACAAACTTGCCAGTACACATGACACAATGTTGTAAATAATATACTCATGTAGCGTGAAAGGTATATTTTTCTATGTTTTTTTGGTTACTTTTGAACAACTTGCAACACGTAAATTTACCGTTGTATAAATAATAATATAATATACATGTGAAGCAGGAGCAATGGGAACCAGCGATACCGAGCAAGTCCGTCTACAATCCTTGAAGCTGATGGGCTTATTAACGCAGGAAAGCGACCTCAAGTTATGCAGGCCATGCCATTGTTTGTGCGAGGGCAAGGGCGATCAATGTGATGCAACGAAATGCTGCTATCTGGCCAAGTGTACCACGCAACAACCTCTCAGGTGTTGGCTAGACTTGCTTCAATGCAGCGGTTGTGATAATTGCAAGTGATCACTGTATGTACATGATCGATTGGTGGATGACATCATCACAATAACGATTTCGAGAAAAACTTTTACCATATTTTTTTGAGTGGACAAACAGATTTGACTTTCAGCAATTGAGGGGAGTTAGATTTTTGTGAGTAGTAGTTAGATGTATACTAGCAAAAATACTTGTGCATTGCTATAGGAGACATAATTGATGTGTATTTAAATTTAGTTAGAATTAGATGGGCAAAACACAATGATAGTTCATGCGAAATTTAATGCGCACAAATTTTTTAGACCCACACAATAGCAAGTTATATACGGATTCCAAATGGACTTCAATTTTTTATATAGAGCTataattcatcatcatattctAAGTTAAAATAGAACTACTAGTTATCTTCGATCACAGCTTGAAATATTCCATGATGGTTGTAGATGTGGTGCCGACATGTCTTGGGTGGCGGTGAGCACCAGTTGTTAGCGATCCGTGCCGTTATCACACAATATTAACAAAATTAATAAAAGTGTAAATACTGGCATTTTACACAAACAATTCTAGAAAACAAAAATAGTAGGTAGCAAGTTTGGAGGTCCTAAAACATGTGTTTCAATTGTGAAAGGATGATATATATGTTATCAACCAATAAGGAGAAGACGTACTGCACTATCTTTGTAAATAAAGCAGTATTAATAAAAAGCATAAATAATAAGATCACACGGTTGATTGATATATTAAtattactagtagaatgcccgtgcgttgccacgggcaatGGATATTTTTTTTGCCGGTTGCATATATAAATATTTCAATGGTTCAACACGTGTCGTGTCCTTGCGATTCTTATACACATCTGATATTGTCGAACTTTTTACAACACAATATCCGCATCCAGCCGCTACTATCACAGTGGGTACGTTGCTACTTAGTAAACAAATACATAATAATCATTTTATTCTAGAACATACAATAAATTTATTGTTAATGATGGGAAATCCACTTTTTTTTGCTTGATTGGTGGCATGGGGCCACCCCTTTATGTTCTTCCTTCCCTCTTCTTTTTTCTATCTATGGCAGTCCCGAGATAACTATTTATGAGCTTGCCAACTCTGGTTGGGATTTGGCCTTCCGTCGCTCCCTTTCTCATGCAGAGTTGAAACAGTGGCATCAGCTTACTGCCACCTTCCTCTCGCTCTCGGAGACTTTGGATTCAGTGGTCTGACCTCATTCCTCCTTGGGTGTTTTTTTGGTGAAGTCGCTTTACCGCAAGCTCATTTCGGGTTCTATTACTCTGAAGTTAAAGGGTGTTTGGAGGGCTTGTGTTCCGCTTCAAATCTAAATCTTTCTTTGGCAAGCTATTCGTGGAAAGCTCCATGCTGCTACTTGTTGGGATCAAATTAAGAAGCGTAATTCTAGGGCTGCGGCAACGTGATCTCTTTGTTCCCGGGCAGAAGATTCTGatcatattttattttcttatgaTTTTGCGGTCTTGTTGTGGAGCTGTACTCGGTGGTCTCCGTCTAGCTTCGTTCAGTTATCACCTCTCGCCAGTTCTAGTTATCACCTCTCGCCAGTTCTTTGTCTGGGCAGCTatggcatgttttctagtttggcTTTGCTGCAGTCATTTAGGTTCTCTGGACGACCTGAAATAAATTTACCATTGAACATGTGTTCCCTTCGAAACCACCTGATATGCTTATCTCACGCGTTAGGGCTACGGCGATCTCTCCTTCTAAATCTACGGCTTTGCTACGCGTTAGTCTGTCTTTAGCTAGCTTATGTTTTTGGTACCTGGTTGTGGCATGTGTGCCTGAACTTGAACTTGGTCTGTTGGGTTGTGCTGGTTTGTGCTGCCGTGGCATTTGATTTTATGTGTGTGACAATGTTGTGAACCTTATGTGGCTTTATTTATAAGGTCGGGAATAGTCTTTTCTCTAAGAAGAAGTGTTTATCTTTGATTTGATGGCACCCAAACTATTCTTTTAAACGATATATCTCTGCGGCCCTATAACACAAGAAATAAAGGTATTTCTTTGCAAAGGAATATTTTGTATGGATTTAAACCCCAAGAAATAATTTTCTGCAAAGATACTTTTGAACATTGTAACAAAATAGCAAAAAATAACTCTGATATGCTCCTTGATTTTGTATGATTACAATATCCACTTTTCACCACGAACTCCCATTTGTAATATTGCTAAGAGTAGTAAAGATTACATGAACTTCCATCCTAGCAAGAGGATAATTGGGAACAATGAAAGAACAATTAGAACTATACATACGAAAATAAGCTAGGGCTCGCATTTGGTTCAATGTGCTAATGTTCCCTAAAATAAAACTGGGACAACATGccaagaaagcaaaaaaaaaatcaagGTAGAAATTGAAAAGAAGACTCATGTTACTTGCATCCAATTAGGGTAAAGAACATGACAAGTGTCACTTGTGGACTGGCTGGGATAGAAATACATAAAGGATCCATCAACACCCAACCATTTTACAATTAACTGTATTTATTTGACATTATTTAGCATAAAATAATTTGGAACAAAATTGTCCGACGTACAAGGAAGTACTGCAGAGGAGCATTGATGCGTGTAGCCCATTCCTCGCGCTCCGACAACAGCAGGTGGAGCCTGTGGAAACACAGAGAAGGATCGGCCCAAAAGCATGACGCAACCCAGTCCAACGTAAACTCAGATCAGGTAAACTCAGATCAGGTACCAAAATGCCAGTATCATGTTAACTGATCACCGGTGTTATTAATCCCAAAAATCTGGGCGTGCACTTGCCCAAAAATCACATAAGATTATTACAAGGGATACCGAAATCTTGTCTCCTCCAAAAAAAAGTAAGGAAATATTACAACAAATCATATATGATAATATGAGTAATATTAGAGAGTAATTAGGAACTGAGATGCTAATACTGAATGACTTAACCATGATTCGATTGATGCTAAAGTAATTTGGACTATCAGAGCGATCTGTACCCTGCCAGCTTGAACCACAAACACAACACGCTACACATAGATCGAAAGAACAAGACCACTTACATCAAAATGGTGCGCACAGGTTGAAAGACAAAATAACATACAAGGTCTGCCTTTCAGAAAAAAGAAACAAACCAGCAAACACATATCCTCCAAGCTGGAAAAACAGACGATCTATCCCAAAGCAGTATGGGAATTTAGCATTCACGGCATGATGGAAAATAGGGGTGATATACACCTAGGCATCGAGGCCATCTGCATCCAAGGAGGTTCTTCACGGATGTATGCAACTGGCTGTGTTCTGCTGTCACTGGATGTATGCAAACTTCCTGCCCGTCTTATGTAGAGAAGCTCGTCCGAGATTCAGGTCCGTTCCACGCATGGCCAAGTGGAAGATGCCGATCGCCAGCGCCGGATCAGCTGGTTGGACTCGCGAGAGGATGCGGTCCTGCTGCGACGACCCTCCAATCACGTCCCTCTTCTCTTGTCCTCCTCCGACGAGCGTCCTCCGATCCCTCCCCGATTTCGGTTTGAGACATTCTGGTTGTCCCAAACTGGATTCGTGGAGGCTGTTGGGGCTCGCTGGGTGGAGACCAGGACTCTTCCTCACCTCCGCCCCCCTCTGCTATTGACTCTTGGCACCTCTGTGCCAAACGCGGCCGACAGTTCATGAAGGGATGGGGTGCCAATCTGGGTCGTGACCTCCGCGAGCGAAAAAAGGCCTTGCTGACCGTCATTCAGGCACTTGACCTCCGTGCTGACACGGTCGGCCTCTCCCCTGATGAGTGGCTCTCTCGGTATGACCTGGAAGACCAACTCTCCATCATCTACACGGACGAGGAAGCTTACTGGCATTTGCGGGGTTCCCAGAAATGGGTCCTGAAGGGCGACGCGAACACGGC
This window of the Triticum aestivum cultivar Chinese Spring chromosome 5D, IWGSC CS RefSeq v2.1, whole genome shotgun sequence genome carries:
- the LOC123121613 gene encoding UBP1-associated proteins 1C yields the protein MEFSRRGRSTDDAGDGQRPPPHGDPMLVMRDALLSQLQKDRLRQEIIVAELAKIERAMALRAATGGQQATPTAAGECLTTCDGKVARQNAASDEQRLPGSNEAVPQSKTSVAEKWELTGITIPVKKPKTPMKWNCTVCEVQATSEQNLQQHYAGQKHLLNVATLDQRATASGQKATTAAEPSLGTEQKKTSSIKWSCNTCQATGSGQSGLEAHLKGKRHRQNISATSMPKNVAAGEAKSHAINVPKRSEKPPSASSCSICQAICTSESDLNSHLRGIRHQAKVQSLLEGKSMARKEKLNPDSRWACRICQAHCTCESDLENHLAGKRHQLNIQVLSVKTKQEKNNAPQMAKNQKPPSEWNCTMSEAECNSKSQFEDHCRSSRHQQKIEEVLGKGKTVKASSRKAANELLSDCSNRKNANSEKLEKRQIVYFCEQCNLQCNSGTMLIQHRAGKKHGEKLDEKK